One Caulobacter segnis genomic window carries:
- a CDS encoding cysteine desulfurase family protein: protein MSIPRTSVYLDYNATAPLRPEAREALLRALESPANPSSVHAAGRAARDVVERARAQVGALVGVPAGSVTFVSGGTEANALALESAKAAGFERIIVSAIEHDAVTETARASGLPVESLPVDANGVADLDWLAQALEQPGKTLVCLMLANNETGVIQPVAEASSLVRARDGWLHVDAVQAAGKIAVDFSALGADTMALSAHKLGGPQGVGALVAGTRATVTRRQHGGGQERGRRAGTENVAGIAAFGSAVIAAQAGLASLAEQAHWRDALAQRVKAEGAVVLGERAERLPQTLCFAGEGFGSEVQVMNMDLAGVMVSAGSACSSGKVKASRVVEAMGRTDLAPFALRVSGGWASTEADWIKCGDAWLAAWKRIGARRREVA from the coding sequence GTGAGCATCCCCCGCACATCGGTCTATCTGGACTACAACGCCACGGCTCCCCTGCGGCCGGAGGCGAGGGAAGCGCTGCTGCGCGCCCTGGAGAGCCCGGCCAATCCCTCGTCGGTCCACGCCGCCGGCCGCGCCGCGCGCGATGTGGTCGAGCGGGCCCGCGCCCAGGTCGGGGCCCTGGTCGGCGTGCCGGCCGGCTCGGTCACCTTCGTCAGCGGCGGCACCGAGGCCAACGCCCTGGCCCTCGAAAGCGCCAAGGCCGCCGGCTTCGAGCGCATCATCGTCAGCGCCATCGAGCACGACGCGGTGACCGAGACGGCCAGGGCCTCTGGCCTGCCGGTCGAGAGCCTGCCGGTCGATGCGAACGGCGTCGCCGATCTCGACTGGCTGGCGCAAGCGCTTGAACAGCCGGGCAAGACCCTGGTCTGCCTGATGCTGGCCAACAACGAGACGGGAGTCATCCAGCCGGTGGCCGAGGCCTCCAGCCTGGTCCGCGCCCGTGACGGCTGGCTGCACGTCGACGCCGTCCAGGCGGCCGGCAAGATCGCCGTCGACTTCTCCGCCCTCGGCGCCGACACCATGGCGCTGTCGGCCCACAAGCTGGGCGGACCGCAGGGCGTCGGCGCCCTGGTGGCCGGAACCCGCGCGACCGTCACCCGTCGCCAGCACGGCGGCGGCCAGGAGCGCGGCCGGCGGGCCGGCACCGAGAACGTCGCGGGCATCGCCGCGTTCGGTTCGGCGGTTATCGCCGCTCAAGCAGGCCTTGCCTCGCTGGCCGAACAGGCCCATTGGCGCGACGCCCTGGCCCAGCGGGTCAAGGCGGAAGGCGCGGTCGTGCTCGGAGAGCGCGCGGAACGGCTGCCGCAAACCCTGTGTTTCGCCGGCGAGGGCTTTGGCTCCGAGGTCCAGGTCATGAACATGGACCTGGCCGGCGTGATGGTCAGCGCCGGCAGCGCCTGCTCGTCGGGCAAGGTCAAGGCCAGCCGCGTGGTGGAAGCCATGGGCCGGACCGACCTGGCCCCGTTCGCCCTGCGTGTCAGCGGCGGCTGGGCCAGTACGGAAGCAGATTGGATCAAGTGTGGCGACGCCTGGCTCGCCGCCTGGAAGCGTATCGGCGCTCGGCGCCGGGAGGTGGCGTAG
- a CDS encoding Rrf2 family transcriptional regulator, giving the protein MRLSTKGRYAVMAMTDLAKRQDESEGRAVALAEIASRQQISLSYLEQLFARLRRKGLVISARGPGGGYRLAKASSETFISDIVLAVDEPLRATRCGLSKNQAKGCMAGGERCMTHGLWEEMGRQIHGYLASVSVADVLKGELRPNGDKVGRPMEIAAE; this is encoded by the coding sequence ATGCGCCTGAGCACCAAGGGACGATACGCGGTCATGGCGATGACCGACCTGGCCAAGCGCCAGGACGAAAGCGAGGGCCGCGCCGTGGCTCTGGCCGAGATCGCTTCGCGTCAACAGATCTCGCTTTCCTATCTGGAGCAGCTGTTCGCGCGCCTGCGTCGCAAGGGCCTGGTGATCAGCGCCCGAGGCCCCGGCGGCGGCTATCGCCTGGCCAAGGCGTCCAGCGAGACCTTCATTTCCGACATCGTGCTGGCGGTCGACGAGCCGCTGCGCGCCACGCGCTGCGGCCTGTCGAAGAACCAGGCCAAGGGCTGTATGGCCGGCGGCGAACGCTGCATGACCCACGGCCTGTGGGAGGAGATGGGCCGCCAGATCCACGGCTATCTCGCCTCGGTTTCCGTCGCCGACGTGCTGAAGGGCGAGCTGCGTCCCAATGGGGACAAGGTGGGCCGTCCCATGGAGATCGCGGCCGAGTGA
- a CDS encoding NAD(P)/FAD-dependent oxidoreductase encodes MHYDIVIVGGGAGGLELASRLGRKLGGRHGKRRVLLIDRSSFHIWKPTLHEVAAGTLDVHQEGISYSILGRSNGFNFLLGELATFDPAAKRLTLKAITGDDGQVLAPERAISFTYGVLAIGSGSNLFGTPGAEKAHLLERTEDAEAFHARLLAAFTKASFSGDRIMRVAIVGGGATGVELSAELIEAHRELLGSLGDEQRFRLDITVVEAAPRILNGLPQKIADKATLALERKGVAVKTDAKVLAVHADRLETSQGDVPADLIVWAAGIKAAEANAGFGLETNRGNQFVVNDRLETSAHDVWALGDCAAAPWKDGKTVPARAQAAHQQASYLEKVLLARLRQGRIETPFVYRDFGSLVSLGDNKGVGALMGGLGGPNFFVEGLIAKWAYMSLHLDHHRAILGVGRTATLALARLLQQRVSGRLKLH; translated from the coding sequence ATGCACTACGACATCGTCATCGTCGGCGGGGGCGCCGGCGGACTGGAACTGGCGTCGCGACTGGGCCGCAAGCTCGGTGGCCGGCACGGCAAGCGCCGCGTACTGCTGATCGACCGCTCCAGCTTCCACATCTGGAAGCCGACCCTGCACGAGGTGGCGGCCGGCACGCTGGACGTCCACCAGGAGGGCATTTCCTACTCGATCCTGGGCCGCTCGAACGGCTTCAACTTCCTGCTGGGCGAGCTGGCGACCTTCGATCCCGCCGCCAAGCGCCTGACCCTGAAGGCGATCACCGGCGACGACGGCCAGGTCCTGGCGCCCGAGCGGGCCATCAGCTTCACCTATGGCGTGCTGGCGATCGGCTCCGGCTCGAACCTGTTCGGCACGCCCGGCGCCGAGAAAGCCCACCTGCTGGAGCGCACCGAGGACGCCGAGGCTTTCCACGCCCGGCTGTTGGCCGCCTTCACCAAGGCCTCGTTCTCCGGCGACCGGATCATGCGCGTCGCCATCGTCGGCGGCGGGGCCACGGGCGTCGAACTATCGGCCGAGCTGATCGAGGCCCATCGCGAACTGCTGGGCAGCCTGGGCGACGAGCAGCGCTTCCGCCTGGACATCACCGTGGTCGAGGCCGCGCCCCGGATCCTGAACGGCCTGCCCCAGAAGATCGCCGACAAGGCGACCCTAGCCCTGGAGCGCAAGGGCGTGGCCGTGAAGACCGACGCCAAGGTGCTGGCCGTCCACGCCGACCGGCTGGAGACCAGCCAGGGCGACGTTCCCGCCGACCTGATCGTCTGGGCCGCCGGCATCAAGGCCGCCGAGGCCAATGCCGGCTTTGGCCTCGAGACCAATCGCGGCAACCAGTTCGTGGTCAACGACCGCCTGGAGACCTCCGCCCACGACGTCTGGGCGCTGGGCGACTGCGCCGCCGCGCCGTGGAAGGACGGCAAGACCGTCCCGGCCCGCGCCCAGGCCGCGCACCAGCAGGCCAGCTATCTGGAAAAGGTCCTGCTGGCTCGCCTGCGGCAGGGCCGGATCGAGACGCCGTTCGTCTATCGCGACTTCGGCTCACTGGTTTCGCTGGGCGACAACAAGGGCGTCGGCGCTCTGATGGGCGGGCTGGGCGGCCCGAACTTCTTCGTCGAGGGCCTGATCGCCAAGTGGGCCTACATGTCGCTGCACCTGGACCATCACCGGGCCATCCTGGGCGTCGGCCGCACAGCGACCCTGGCGCTGGCGCGGCTGCTGCAGCAGCGCGTATCGGGCCGGCTGAAGCTTCACTAG
- the sufC gene encoding Fe-S cluster assembly ATPase SufC: MLKIQNLHARVEDKPILKGVTLDVPAGEVHAIMGPNGAGKSTLSYVLSGRGGYEVTEGSASLNGDDLLALEPNERAAKGLFLSFQYPLEIPGVPALTFIRTALNAQRRARGEDEIAAPAFLKLAKEKAAALKIDFEMLKRGLNVGFSGGEKKRMEIFQMSMLSPKFLILDETDSGLDIDALKIVSEGVNALRSPERGMLVITHYQRLLDYIKPDKVHVLAAGRIVASGGPELALQLEAEGYDKYASVAA, encoded by the coding sequence ATGCTTAAGATCCAGAACCTTCATGCCCGCGTCGAGGACAAGCCGATCCTGAAGGGCGTCACGCTGGACGTGCCGGCCGGTGAGGTCCACGCCATCATGGGGCCGAACGGCGCCGGCAAGTCGACCCTGTCGTACGTGCTGAGCGGCCGTGGCGGCTACGAGGTCACCGAGGGTTCGGCCAGCCTGAACGGCGACGACCTGCTGGCGCTCGAGCCCAACGAGCGGGCCGCCAAGGGCCTGTTCCTGTCGTTCCAGTATCCGCTGGAAATCCCCGGCGTTCCGGCCCTGACCTTCATCCGCACCGCGTTGAACGCCCAGCGTCGCGCCCGCGGCGAGGACGAGATCGCCGCCCCGGCTTTCCTGAAGCTGGCCAAGGAGAAGGCCGCCGCGCTGAAGATCGACTTCGAGATGCTCAAGCGCGGCCTGAACGTCGGCTTCTCGGGCGGCGAGAAGAAGCGGATGGAGATCTTCCAGATGTCCATGCTGTCGCCGAAGTTCCTGATCCTGGACGAGACGGACAGCGGCCTCGACATCGACGCCCTGAAGATCGTCTCGGAAGGCGTCAACGCCCTGCGCTCGCCCGAGCGCGGCATGCTGGTCATCACCCACTACCAGCGCCTGCTGGACTACATCAAACCCGACAAGGTGCACGTACTGGCCGCCGGCCGCATCGTCGCCTCGGGCGGTCCGGAACTGGCCCTGCAGCTGGAAGCCGAGGGCTACGACAAGTACGCGAGCGTGGCGGCGTGA
- a CDS encoding anhydro-N-acetylmuramic acid kinase → MRILGFMTGTSLDAVDMAMLETDGHEIQAFGPAGERKLRDETRDLLLVATEIARGWPRDKAEPEIFAEAARAVADEHIHAAESFLAEHGLSWSDFDLLGVHGQTVLHERPTPERIGRTVQLLDAERLAKASGRPVAFDFRTADVAAGGQGAPLAPIYHAARARASGLAAPVAALNIGGVANITLINDHDDLLAFDTGPGNGMIDLMLQERGLGRFDENGRLAASGRVDQGILNQFLASSYFSGPAPKSLDRYDFPLDLVEPLSAEDAAATLVAFTAEAVIKAFDHGARPSALIVCGGGRHNPQIMKVLTERAPVPVRTAEDYGWRGDSIEAEAFAYLAARTAKGLPISFPGTTGVKEPMTGGRIVQP, encoded by the coding sequence ATGCGTATCCTTGGATTCATGACCGGCACCTCGCTCGACGCGGTCGACATGGCGATGCTGGAGACCGACGGCCACGAGATCCAGGCCTTCGGCCCGGCGGGCGAGCGCAAGCTGCGCGACGAAACCCGCGACCTTTTGCTGGTGGCGACCGAGATCGCCCGGGGCTGGCCGCGCGACAAGGCCGAGCCCGAGATCTTCGCCGAGGCCGCCCGCGCCGTGGCCGACGAGCACATCCACGCGGCCGAGAGTTTCCTGGCCGAGCACGGCCTGTCCTGGAGTGACTTCGACCTCTTGGGCGTGCATGGCCAGACGGTGCTGCACGAACGCCCGACGCCGGAGCGGATCGGCCGGACCGTGCAGTTGCTGGACGCCGAGCGCCTGGCCAAGGCCAGCGGCCGCCCGGTCGCCTTCGACTTCCGCACCGCCGACGTGGCGGCCGGCGGGCAGGGGGCGCCGCTGGCCCCGATCTATCACGCCGCCCGCGCCCGGGCCTCGGGCCTTGCCGCGCCCGTGGCGGCGCTGAACATCGGCGGCGTGGCCAACATCACCCTGATCAACGATCACGATGACCTGCTGGCCTTCGACACCGGTCCCGGCAACGGCATGATCGATCTGATGCTGCAGGAGCGGGGCCTGGGCCGCTTCGACGAGAATGGCCGGCTGGCCGCCTCGGGCCGCGTGGACCAGGGGATCCTGAACCAGTTCCTGGCCAGTTCGTACTTCTCCGGCCCCGCGCCCAAGTCGCTGGACCGTTACGACTTCCCGCTGGATCTGGTCGAGCCGCTGTCGGCCGAGGACGCCGCCGCCACCCTGGTGGCCTTCACCGCCGAAGCCGTGATCAAGGCCTTCGACCACGGCGCGCGGCCCAGCGCCCTGATCGTCTGCGGCGGCGGGCGCCACAATCCGCAGATCATGAAGGTTCTGACCGAGCGCGCCCCGGTGCCGGTCAGGACGGCCGAGGACTACGGCTGGCGCGGCGACAGCATCGAGGCCGAGGCCTTCGCCTATCTGGCGGCCCGCACGGCCAAGGGGCTGCCGATCAGCTTTCCCGGCACCACTGGTGTGAAGGAGCCGATGACCGGCGGACGGATCGTCCAGCCCTAG
- the tyrS gene encoding tyrosine--tRNA ligase, which translates to MNRSQADLAVLDGAPSQSESRSMSAASPFKSEFLRTLEARGYIHQITHPEELDAACAGGIVTAYIGFDATAPSLHVGSLIQIMMLRRLQQAGHKPIVLMGGGTTKVGDPTGKDESRKLLSDADIQANIAGIKQVFAKFLTFGDGPTDAIMVDNDEWLSKFGYVQFLRDYGVHFTVNRMLAFDSVKLRLEREQPMTFLEFNYMLMQATDFLELNRKYNCVLQMGGSDQWGNILNGVELTRRVDHKAAFGLTTPLLATASGAKMGKTMAGAVWLNAEQLSPYDYWQFWRNTEDADVGRFLKLFTDLPLERIAELEALPGAQINDAKKVLADEATRMAHGDEEARKARDAAEKAFEQGALSADLPTFEVPAADLEAGIVLAALFADAGLAASRGEARRLAQGGGLKVNDKAEVDANRTITPADLVEGVVKLAAGKKKIVLVKPV; encoded by the coding sequence ATGAACCGCTCACAAGCTGACCTCGCCGTGCTAGACGGCGCCCCATCGCAATCAGAGAGTCGATCCATGTCCGCCGCGTCGCCCTTCAAGTCAGAGTTCCTGCGAACCCTGGAGGCGCGCGGCTACATCCACCAGATCACCCATCCGGAAGAACTGGACGCGGCCTGCGCCGGCGGGATCGTCACCGCCTACATCGGCTTTGACGCCACCGCGCCGTCCCTGCACGTCGGCAGCCTGATCCAGATCATGATGCTGCGCCGCCTGCAGCAGGCCGGTCACAAGCCGATCGTCCTGATGGGCGGCGGCACGACCAAGGTCGGCGACCCGACCGGCAAGGACGAGAGCCGCAAGCTGCTGTCGGACGCCGACATCCAGGCCAACATCGCCGGCATCAAGCAGGTGTTCGCCAAGTTCCTGACGTTCGGCGACGGCCCGACCGACGCCATCATGGTCGACAACGACGAGTGGCTGAGCAAGTTCGGCTACGTGCAGTTCCTGCGCGACTACGGCGTGCACTTCACGGTCAACCGGATGCTGGCCTTCGACTCGGTCAAGCTGCGGCTCGAGCGCGAGCAGCCGATGACCTTCCTCGAATTCAACTACATGCTGATGCAGGCCACCGACTTCCTGGAGCTGAATCGCAAGTACAATTGCGTTCTTCAGATGGGCGGCTCGGACCAGTGGGGCAACATCCTGAACGGGGTGGAGTTGACCCGTCGCGTCGATCACAAGGCCGCCTTCGGCCTGACGACGCCGCTGCTGGCCACGGCCTCGGGCGCCAAGATGGGCAAGACCATGGCCGGCGCGGTGTGGCTGAACGCCGAGCAACTGAGCCCCTACGACTACTGGCAGTTCTGGCGGAACACGGAAGACGCCGACGTCGGCCGTTTCCTGAAGCTGTTCACCGACCTGCCGCTGGAGCGCATCGCCGAGCTGGAAGCCCTGCCGGGCGCCCAGATCAATGACGCCAAGAAGGTGCTAGCCGACGAAGCCACCCGCATGGCCCACGGCGACGAGGAGGCCCGTAAGGCCCGCGACGCCGCCGAGAAGGCCTTCGAGCAAGGCGCGCTGTCCGCCGACCTGCCGACCTTCGAGGTCCCGGCCGCGGACCTGGAAGCCGGCATCGTGCTGGCGGCCCTGTTCGCCGACGCCGGCCTGGCCGCCTCGCGCGGCGAGGCCCGCCGCCTGGCCCAGGGGGGCGGCCTGAAGGTCAACGACAAGGCCGAGGTCGACGCCAACCGGACGATCACCCCGGCCGACCTCGTCGAAGGCGTCGTCAAACTGGCCGCCGGCAAGAAGAAGATCGTGTTGGTGAAGCCCGTTTAG
- a CDS encoding alpha/beta hydrolase — protein MPDVILTGASGRIEGRYSPGKTETAPIALILHPHPKAGGHMNHPVAVQLYHLFMKRGFATLRFNFRGVGRSQGEFDAGIGELADAATALDWLQTSNPAASQTWVAGFDFGAYIGMQLLMRRPETDGFISVSPPTNMYDFSFLAPCPASGLFLTGSADTITPPVEVERVVTKLRTQKGITIDYEVIDKATHFWAEHLPSVEKSVSDYLDKRLAENPI, from the coding sequence ATGCCTGATGTGATTTTGACCGGCGCGTCCGGGCGGATCGAAGGTCGCTACTCTCCGGGCAAGACCGAAACGGCGCCGATCGCGCTGATCCTGCACCCCCACCCCAAGGCTGGCGGCCACATGAACCACCCGGTGGCGGTTCAACTGTACCACCTGTTCATGAAGCGCGGTTTCGCGACCCTACGCTTCAATTTCCGCGGCGTGGGCCGCAGCCAGGGCGAATTCGACGCCGGCATCGGCGAACTGGCCGACGCGGCCACCGCGCTGGACTGGCTGCAGACCTCAAATCCGGCCGCCAGCCAGACCTGGGTCGCCGGCTTCGACTTCGGCGCCTATATCGGCATGCAGCTGCTGATGCGCCGCCCCGAAACGGACGGCTTCATCTCGGTCTCGCCGCCGACCAACATGTACGACTTCAGCTTCCTGGCCCCCTGCCCGGCCTCGGGCCTGTTCCTGACGGGCTCGGCCGACACCATCACCCCGCCGGTCGAGGTGGAACGGGTGGTCACCAAGCTGCGCACCCAGAAGGGCATCACGATCGACTACGAGGTCATCGACAAGGCCACCCACTTCTGGGCCGAGCACCTGCCCAGCGTCGAGAAGAGCGTCAGCGACTATCTCGACAAGCGGCTGGCGGAAAACCCGATCTAG
- a CDS encoding aminotransferase class V-fold PLP-dependent enzyme, whose protein sequence is MAFDAPFDVAAIREQFPILQRTVHGKPLIYLDSAASAQKPDVVLDAMTGLARTSYANVHRGLHTLANETTEAYEKARETVANFINAEANEVVWTKSATEAVNLVASSFGLSLNAGDEIVISEMEHHANIVPWHFLRERKGVVLKFIPVLDDGRLDMEAYQGLLSERTKMVAVTHMSNVLGTVNDVAEIVRLAHAAGAPVLLDGCQGVVHTRVDVEALDVDFYVFSGHKLYGPTGIGVLYGKAERLAALPPYQGGGEMIGSVSMDRITYADPPHRFEAGTPAILEAVGLGAAIEWLNGLDRDAIFAHEHALYERVAERLRGVNGVRILGEAPGKGAVLSFTVEGAHAHDIAQVLDRYGVAVRAGTHCAEPLMRRFGVTSSARASFALYNTEAEADAFVDALAKARSFFS, encoded by the coding sequence ATGGCTTTCGACGCGCCCTTCGACGTCGCCGCGATCCGCGAGCAGTTCCCGATCCTGCAACGGACCGTGCACGGCAAGCCGCTGATCTATCTGGACAGCGCCGCCAGCGCCCAGAAGCCCGACGTGGTGCTGGACGCCATGACGGGCCTGGCCCGCACCTCGTACGCCAACGTCCATCGCGGCCTGCACACACTCGCCAACGAAACGACCGAAGCCTATGAAAAGGCCCGTGAAACCGTTGCGAACTTCATCAATGCCGAGGCCAACGAGGTCGTCTGGACCAAGAGCGCCACGGAAGCGGTGAACTTGGTCGCCAGTTCGTTCGGCCTCAGCCTGAACGCCGGCGACGAGATCGTGATCTCCGAGATGGAGCACCACGCCAACATCGTGCCGTGGCACTTCCTGCGCGAGCGCAAGGGCGTGGTGCTGAAGTTCATCCCGGTGCTGGACGACGGGCGCCTGGACATGGAGGCCTATCAGGGCTTGCTGTCCGAGCGCACCAAGATGGTCGCCGTCACCCACATGTCGAACGTGCTGGGCACGGTCAACGACGTCGCCGAGATCGTCCGCCTGGCCCATGCGGCTGGCGCGCCGGTGCTGCTGGACGGCTGCCAGGGCGTGGTCCACACCCGCGTCGACGTCGAAGCGCTGGACGTCGATTTCTACGTCTTCTCCGGCCACAAGCTGTACGGCCCGACCGGCATCGGCGTGCTCTATGGCAAGGCCGAGCGACTGGCGGCCCTTCCGCCGTACCAGGGCGGCGGCGAGATGATTGGCTCGGTCTCCATGGACAGGATCACCTACGCCGATCCGCCGCACCGCTTCGAGGCCGGCACCCCGGCGATCCTGGAGGCCGTCGGCCTGGGCGCGGCGATCGAATGGCTGAACGGCCTGGATCGCGACGCCATCTTCGCCCACGAGCACGCCCTCTATGAGCGCGTCGCCGAACGCCTGCGCGGCGTCAACGGCGTGCGGATCTTGGGCGAGGCGCCCGGCAAGGGCGCGGTGCTTTCGTTTACGGTCGAGGGCGCCCACGCCCACGACATCGCCCAGGTGCTGGACCGGTACGGCGTGGCCGTCCGCGCCGGCACCCACTGCGCCGAGCCCCTGATGCGCCGTTTCGGGGTGACATCGAGCGCGCGGGCTTCCTTCGCCCTATATAATACCGAGGCCGAAGCCGACGCGTTCGTGGACGCGCTGGCCAAGGCGCGTAGCTTCTTCAGTTGA
- the sufD gene encoding Fe-S cluster assembly protein SufD, with protein sequence MTLSTALKTGDLTALPSRRDEDWRWTDLRGLLRALPAAAPAHDGDIPAGPFAALTDAQTVFVNGRRVSCAEVASGVVALRFVALADKASQAASHALVVKPGESLVLLESHEGRAGAYVSDVTLDIAVGEGASLERIVLVEDDAEAIDVVTAEVDLAPGATYAQTVLTSGARRQRIETRVNHPGAHAQVRLDGVYLLDGQRHADQTTVVTHAGVDGVTSQLTKGMVADQARGVFQGRIVVSPGADQTDARMGHHALILSDKAEIDAKPELLIFADDVSCAHGNTIGALDDEAIFYARQRGIPELEAKAMLTVAFVGEVVERIEHEGAREIAATWVARKLGSPQ encoded by the coding sequence GTGACCCTTTCGACCGCCCTCAAGACCGGCGACCTGACCGCGCTGCCCTCGCGGCGCGACGAGGATTGGCGCTGGACGGACCTGCGGGGCTTGCTGCGGGCCCTGCCGGCGGCCGCGCCGGCGCATGACGGCGACATTCCCGCTGGCCCGTTCGCCGCGCTGACCGACGCACAGACCGTTTTCGTCAACGGCCGCCGCGTCTCCTGCGCCGAGGTCGCCTCGGGCGTCGTGGCGCTGCGCTTCGTCGCCCTGGCCGACAAGGCTTCGCAAGCCGCCAGCCACGCGTTGGTGGTGAAGCCGGGAGAGAGTCTGGTCCTGCTGGAAAGCCATGAAGGCCGCGCCGGGGCTTACGTCTCCGATGTCACCCTGGACATCGCCGTGGGCGAGGGCGCCTCGCTGGAACGCATCGTCCTGGTCGAGGACGACGCCGAGGCCATCGACGTCGTCACCGCCGAGGTCGACCTGGCCCCCGGCGCGACCTACGCCCAGACCGTCCTGACGTCGGGCGCGCGGCGCCAGCGGATCGAGACCCGCGTCAACCATCCCGGCGCTCACGCCCAGGTCCGCCTGGATGGCGTCTATCTGCTGGATGGCCAGCGCCACGCCGATCAAACTACCGTCGTCACCCACGCGGGCGTCGACGGCGTCACCAGCCAGCTGACCAAGGGCATGGTCGCCGACCAGGCGCGCGGCGTCTTCCAGGGACGCATCGTCGTTTCGCCGGGCGCGGACCAGACCGACGCGCGCATGGGCCACCACGCCCTGATCCTGTCGGACAAGGCCGAGATCGACGCCAAGCCCGAGCTGCTGATCTTCGCCGACGATGTTTCTTGTGCGCACGGCAACACGATCGGCGCCCTGGACGACGAAGCGATCTTCTACGCCCGCCAGCGCGGCATCCCCGAGCTGGAGGCCAAGGCCATGCTGACCGTCGCCTTCGTCGGCGAGGTGGTCGAGCGGATCGAGCACGAGGGCGCGCGCGAGATCGCCGCCACCTGGGTCGCCCGCAAGCTCGGGAGCCCGCAGTAA
- the sufB gene encoding Fe-S cluster assembly protein SufB — protein sequence MAAVKETVETVAALEKYEHGFTTDIDQEFAPKGLSEDIVRFISAKKDEPQWMLDWRLEAYRRWLELEEPDWAKVSYPKIDYQDTYYYAAPKTKDGPKSLDEVDPELLATYAKLGIPLKEQAVLAGVEGAPRYAVDAVFDSVSVVTTFKKELAQAGVIFCSMSEAIREHGDLVRQYLGSVVPTSDNYFACLNSAVFSDGSFVYVPPGVRCPMELSTYFRINAKDSGQFERTLIIADKGAYVSYLEGCTAPMRDENQLHAAVVELVLLDDAEIKYSTVQNWYPGDPETGKGGIYNFVTKRADCRGDRSKVSWTQVETGSAITWKYPSCVLRGEGSSGEFYSIAVTNGHQQADTGTKMIHLGANTKSRIVAKGISAGKSTSTYRGLVSAHPKAKGARNFTQCDSLLIGKTCAAHTVPYIEARNGQSVFEHEATTTRLSDDQLFYCQQRGLSQEEAVALLVNGFVKDVLQQLPMEFAVEAQKLVAISLEGSVG from the coding sequence GTGGCCGCGGTCAAGGAAACTGTCGAAACCGTCGCCGCGCTCGAGAAATACGAGCACGGCTTCACGACCGATATCGATCAGGAGTTCGCTCCCAAGGGGCTCTCCGAGGACATCGTGCGCTTCATCTCGGCCAAGAAAGACGAGCCCCAGTGGATGCTGGACTGGCGCCTGGAGGCCTATCGTCGCTGGCTCGAGCTGGAAGAGCCTGACTGGGCCAAGGTCAGCTATCCCAAGATCGACTACCAGGACACCTACTACTACGCCGCGCCCAAGACCAAGGACGGCCCCAAGAGCCTGGACGAGGTCGATCCGGAGCTGCTGGCGACCTACGCCAAGCTGGGCATTCCGCTGAAGGAGCAGGCCGTGCTGGCTGGCGTCGAGGGCGCGCCGCGCTACGCCGTGGACGCGGTGTTCGACAGCGTCAGCGTCGTGACCACCTTCAAGAAGGAGCTGGCCCAGGCCGGCGTCATCTTCTGCTCGATGAGCGAGGCGATCCGCGAGCACGGCGATCTGGTGCGCCAGTACCTGGGCAGCGTGGTGCCGACTTCGGACAACTACTTCGCCTGCCTGAACAGCGCGGTGTTCTCGGACGGCTCGTTCGTCTATGTGCCGCCGGGCGTGCGCTGCCCGATGGAGCTGTCGACCTACTTCCGGATCAACGCCAAGGATTCCGGCCAGTTCGAGCGCACCCTGATCATCGCCGACAAGGGCGCCTACGTCTCGTACCTGGAGGGCTGCACGGCCCCGATGCGCGACGAGAACCAGCTGCACGCGGCCGTGGTCGAGCTCGTCCTGCTGGACGACGCCGAGATCAAGTACTCCACGGTCCAGAACTGGTACCCGGGCGATCCCGAGACCGGCAAGGGCGGCATCTACAACTTCGTGACCAAGCGCGCGGACTGCCGGGGCGACCGCTCCAAGGTGTCGTGGACCCAGGTCGAGACCGGCTCGGCCATCACCTGGAAGTATCCGTCCTGCGTGCTGCGCGGCGAGGGTTCGTCGGGCGAGTTCTACTCGATCGCCGTGACCAACGGCCATCAGCAGGCCGACACCGGCACCAAGATGATTCACCTGGGCGCCAACACCAAGTCGCGGATCGTCGCCAAGGGCATCAGCGCTGGCAAGTCGACTAGCACCTATCGCGGCCTGGTCTCGGCCCACCCCAAGGCCAAGGGCGCGCGCAACTTCACCCAGTGCGACTCCTTGCTCATCGGCAAGACCTGCGCGGCCCACACCGTCCCGTACATCGAAGCCCGCAACGGCCAGTCGGTGTTCGAGCACGAGGCCACCACCACGCGCCTGTCGGACGACCAGCTGTTCTACTGCCAGCAGCGCGGCCTTTCCCAGGAAGAGGCCGTGGCCTTGCTGGTCAACGGCTTCGTCAAGGACGTGCTGCAGCAGCTGCCCATGGAATTCGCCGTCGAGGCCCAGAAGCTGGTGGCGATCAGCCTGGAGGGCAGCGTCGGATGA